A genomic region of Haliaeetus albicilla chromosome 8, bHalAlb1.1, whole genome shotgun sequence contains the following coding sequences:
- the DOT1L gene encoding histone-lysine N-methyltransferase, H3 lysine-79 specific isoform X2: protein MDKHHDAAHEIIETIRWVCEEIPDLKLAMENYVLIDYDTKSFESMQRLCDKYNRAIDSIHQLWKGTTQPMKLNTRPSNGLLRHILQQVYNHSVTDPEKLNNYEPFSPEVYGETSFDLVAQMIDEIKMTEDDLFVDLGSGVGQVVLQVAAATNCKHHYGVEKADIPAKYAETMDREFRKWMKWYGKKHAEYTLERGDFLSEEWRERIANTSVIFVNNFAFGPEVDHQLKERFANMKEGGRIVSSKPFAPLNFRINSRNLSDIGTIMRVVELSPLKGSVSWTGKPVSYYLHTIDRTILENYFSSLKNPKLREEQEAARRRQQRESKSNTTTPTKVQENKDSGAEEEKAAANSVKKPSPSKARKKKLSKKGRKMAGRKRGRPKKMNTANTERKTKKNQTALELLHAQTVSQTSSSSPQDAYKSPHSPYYQLPPKVQRHSSNQLLVTPTPPALQKLLDSFKIQYMQFMAYMKTPQYKASLQQLLEQEKEKNAQLLGTAQQLFTHCQAQKEEIKRLFQQKLDELGVKALTYNDLIQAQKEISAHNQQLKEQTKQLEKDNSELRNQSLQLLKARCEELKLDWSTLSLENLLKEKQALKNQISEKQKHCLELQISIVELEKSQRQQELMQLKSYTPSDESLSVQLRNKNHLSRDPEADHGRFQLELECSKFPMPHINGMSPELSMNGHATPYEIHNTFSRPSSKQNTPQYTTSHLDQEIVPCTPNHSSRQKADKMTSLSLPDYTRFSPAKIALRRHLNQDHGVNGKAATNEIQRADHVKENGLTYPSPGISNGIKLSPQETRPSSPAALPVAGEKVLRERTSVSNGETITSLPISIPLSTVQPNKLPVSIPLASVVLPSRVEKVRSTPSPVHQSRDSSTLEKQIGASSHNGVSNAAGNKPLALATSGFSYSSGSVAVNGNLTNSPAHLNHSVDQAALDDSGSLFNSVGSRSSTPQHPLLMMQSRNSGQNSPAHQHSTSPRLNGTSQSLVGVLQYADAQKMFAEGTKGDLQSDAAFSDPENEAKRRIIFTISPNTGHVKQSPSNKHSPLPTSARLDCGQAHAQDGKKRGRRKRSSTGNLSGNSGVSPKRKSLPTVSGLFTQPSGSPLNINSMVNNINQPLEITAISSPENSLKNSPVPYQDNDQPPVLKKEKPLIQTNGVHYSPLTSDEEQGSEDEHNSSRIERKIATISLESKSPQKTVENGISLSGRKQAQSNENMNSSKWKSTFSPISDINLTKTTDSPLQSVSSLSQNSLFAFRPSSEDSLAIDAKITAHTRKSIAMPSSGADGLSPSTNSTNGFTYNGGLSTDIGLHSFIDGASLPHKASDVTTSNCSLGFQSQRSKDVGVSETNPFLNKRQLEGLSSTKGEDLNRSGVKGKEIGEISIRTGGSSEKNSLQHNGKVGKGRDRDVEFKNGHNLFISAAVSSGGLLNGKSLSTAVSSAGNPASSVQTHHPFLNTLTTGSQFPLGPMALQANLNSVTNSSVLQSLFNSMPAAASLVHVSSAATRLTNSHTMGNFSPGVTGGTVGGIFNHAVPSASSPHQFGASFSSSAVSSSTVLSLNPLQAVASTSSSSFPPPSSNLVTSSETRSAQHLNRAPVQSVFHSPPPPPNVSLPPPPPLLASNSEPALLQNLPSIPPGEAFLPSSSAASVQSANASLSIKLASLQHKTSRPSFTVHHPPLPRLALAQSAPMITQSNAAGTSAMWVTLGMQSPYASHLSGVKPR, encoded by the exons ACGATGGACAGAGAGTTCAGAAAGTGGATGAAATGGTATGGGAAAAAACATGCAGAATACACA ctgGAAAGAGGTGACTTCCTCTCAGAAGAATGGAGAGAGAGGATTGCAAACACAAG TGTTATTTTTGTGAATAATTTTGCCTTTGGTCCTGAGGTGGATCACCAGCTGAAGGAGCGATTTGCGAACATGAAGGAAG gtgGGAGAATTGTGTCCTCAAAACCTTTTGCACCTCTAAATTTTAGAATTAACAGTCGAAACTTGAGTG ATATTGGCACTATAATGAGAGTTGTGGAACTATCACCACTGAAAGGATCTGTGTCATGGACCGGGAAACCAGTTTCTTACTACCTGCATACTATTGACCGAACCATA cttgaaaactatttttctagTCTCAAAAATCCAAAACTCAGG GAGGAACAAGAGGCAGCTAGACGTCGTCAACAAAGAGAAAGTAAGAGCAACACAACTACTCCAACGAAGGTTCAAGAAAACAAG GATTCTggtgctgaagaagaaaaggctgcAGCAAATTCTGTTAAAAAGCCATCTCCCTCCAAAGCACGGAAGAAAAAGCTaagtaaaaaaggaaggaaaatggcaGGCAGGAAACGAGGACGTCCCAAGAAAATGAACACTGCAAATACAGAGCGCAAGACCAAGAAGAACCAAACTGCACTAGAACTTCTGCATGCTCAAACTGTTTCACAGACATCTTCATCCTCTCCTCAGG ATGCATACAAGTCACCTCATAGTCCATATTACCAACTACCTCCTAAAGTGCAACGGCATTCATCTAACCAGCTACTGGTGACACCTACCCCACCTGCACTACAGAAGCTGCTAG actCTTTTAAGATCCAATACATGCAGTTCATGGCATACATGAAGACTCCTCAGTATAAAGCAAGTCTGCAACAGTTACTGGAGCAGGAAAAG GAAAAGAATGCTCAGTTACTGGGAACAGCACAGCAGTTATTCACCCACTGCCAGGcacagaaagaggaaataaaacgtctttttcagcagaaactTGATGAG TTGGGAGTTAAAGCTCTAACATACAATGACCTGATTCAGGCTCAGAAGGAAATCTCTGCTCACAATCAGCAACTGAAAGAACAGACGAAACAGCTGGAGAAGGATAACAGTGAACTCAGGAACCAGAGCTTACAGCTG CTTAAGGCACGGTGTGAAGAACTGAAGCTGGATTGGTCAACATTGTCACTGGAGAACttgctgaaagagaagcagGCATTGAAGAATCAGATTTCTGAGAAACAAAAGCACTGTTTGGAATTGCAG atcAGCATTGTGGAACTTGAGAAAAGTCAAAGACAGCAGGAGCTCATGCAGCTGAAATCGTACACGCCGTCTGATGAGTCACTGTCAGTACAGCTACGCAATAAAAACCATTTGAGCCGTGATCCTGAGGCTGATCATGGCAGGTTCCAACTGGAGCTTGAATGCTCTAAGTTTCCTATGCCCCACATCAATGGCATGAGCCCTGAACTGTCCATGAATGGCCATGCTACTCCCTATGAAATTCATAACACCTTTAGCAGGCCCTCTTCCAAGCAGAACACCCCTCAGTACACGACCTCTCACTTGGACCAAGAAATAGTTCCGTGCACCCCAAACCACAGCAGCAGACAGAAGGCAGACAAGATGACAAGCTTGTCCTTACCTGATTATACCAGGTTTTCCCCAGCTAAAATAGCACTAAGGAGACACTTGAATCAAGATCATGGAGTCAATGGAAAAGCAGCAACTAATGAGATACAGAG AGCTGACCATGTCAAAGAGAATGGCCTTACATATCCAAGCCCTGGTATTTCAAATGGCATAAAGCTGAGTCCTCAGGAAACTCGGCCCTCTTCCCCAGCGGCCTTACCAGTTGCAGGCGAGAAG GTTTTGAGAGAGAGAACCTCTGTGAGTAATGGAGAAACTATCACCAGCCTACCTATCAGTATTCCTCTCAGCACAGTGCAGCCCAATAAACTCCCTGTTAGTATCCCTCTGGCCAGCGTAGTCCTACCTAGCCGTGTTGAGAAGGTG AGAAGCACACCTAGCCCAGTTCATCAGAGTAGAGACTCATCGACACTTGAAAAGCAGATTGGTGCTAGTTCTCATAATGGCGTAAGCAATGCTGCTGGAAACAAGCCACTGGCTTTGGCTACCTCAG GTTTTTCTTACTCTTCTGGCTCCGTGGCAGTCAATGGAAATCTTACAAACAGCCCAGCCCATCTTAACCATAGTGTTGATCAGGCAGCTCTGGACGACTCTGGGAGTCTGTTTAACTCAGTAGGGTCTCGGAGTTCCACTCCACAACATCCTTTGCTAATGATGCAGTCAAGGAACTCTGGGCAAAACTCCCCTGCTCACCAGCACTCAACAAGCCCCAGGTTAAATGGCACCTCCCAGAGCCTGGTAGGGGTATTGCAATATGCAGATGCTCAGAAGATGTTTGCCGAAGGAACAAAGGGGGATCTTCAGTCTGATGCAGCGTTTTCAGATCCTGAGAACGAGGCcaagagaagaatcatctttACAATCTCTCCTAATACAGGACATGTAAAACAATCCCCTTCCAACAAGCACAGTCCTCTGCCCACGAGCGCTCGGCTGGACTGTGGCCAAGCACACGCGCAGGATGGGAAGAAGCGAGGCCGGCGGAAGAGATCCTCTACTGGGAATCTCAGCGGGAACTCCGGGGTCTCCCCTAAACGCAAATCCTTACCTACTGTGTCTGGACTCTTTACACAACCATCAGGTTCACCGCTCAATATCAACTCCATG GTCAATAACATTAACCAGCCTTTAGAAATAACAGCCATTTCCTCTCCTGAAAACTCCCTGAAGAACTCTCCTGTTCCTTACCAGGACAATGACCAGCCCCCGgtactgaaaaaggaaaagccccTCATTCAGACCAATGGCGTTCATTACTCTCCTCTAACATCAGATGAAGAGCAGGGATCTGAAGATGAGCACAATAGCAGCAG AATTGAGAGGAAAATTGCAACAATATCATTGGAAAGCAAATCTCCACAGAAGACTGTTGAAAATG GCATCAGCTTATCTGGGAGGAAACAAGCACAAAGCAACGAAAACATGAACAGCAGTAAATGGAAATCTACTTTTTCACCAATATCTGACATCAACCTGACCAAAACTACAGATAGTCCCTTGCAGTCGGTTTCATCTCTGAGCCAGAATTCGCTGTTTGCCTTCAGGCCGTCCTCCGAGGATAGCCTTGCCATCGACGCCAAGATCACAGCACACACAAGGAAAAGCATTGCCATGCCCTCGTCTGGGGCAGATGGGCTCAGCCCTAGTACAAATTCCACTAATGGGTTCACGTACAATGGTGGACTGTCAACTGACATTGGTTTACACAGCTTTATCGATGGTGCTTCTCTTCCGCATAAGGCTTCAGATGTGACGACTTCCAACTGCTCCCTGGGTTTCCAGTCGCAGCGAAGCAAAGATGTGGGGGTATCAGAAACAAATCCTTTTTTGAACAAGAGGCAACTCGAAGGCCTCAGCAGCACGAAAGGAGAAGACTTAAATCGGTCAGGGGTCAAAGGCAAAGAAATCGGTGAAATAAGCATTCGTACTGGGggttcttcagaaaaaaactcttTGCAGCATAACGGAAAGGTTGGCAAAGGAAGGGACCGAGATGTGGAGTTTAAAAATGGCCACaaccttttcatttctgctgctgtttcatcTGGTGGCCTTCTGAATGGTAAAAGCCTTTCTACTGCTGTTTCTTCAGCAGGCAACCCAGCATCTTCTGTTCAGACACACCATCCTTTCCTAAACACTTTGACCACTGGATCGCAGTTCCCCCTCGGCCCCATGGCCTTGCAAGCAAACCTCAACTCGGTGACAAATTCCTCAGTATTGCAGTCCTTATTTAATTCAATGCCAGCTGCTGCCAGTCTGGTCCACGTGTCATCAGCTGCAACCAGACTGACTAATTCTCACACTATGGGGAACTTCTCTCCTGGGGTTACAGGTGGAACAGTTGGAG GTATTTTTAACCATGCGGTGCCTTCTGCCTCCTCTCCTCATCAATTTGGAGCCAgtttcagcagcagtgctgtCTCTAGCAGCACAGTGCTAAGCTTAAACCCTCTGCAGGCTGTTGCCAGCACCTCATCCTCATCCTTCCCACCCCCTTCCTCTAATTTAGTAACATCTAGTGAGACTAGATCTGCTCAGCACCTCAACAGAGCGCCAGTGCAATCCGTTTTTCAttcccctccacctcctcctaACGTGTCATTGCCCCCACCTCCTCCATTACTTGCTTCTAACTCTGAGCCTGCGCTTCTGCAGAACCTGCCATCCATCCCACCTGGTGAAGCTTTTTTGCCAtcttcttctgctgcttctgtccAATCTGCTAATGCTTCTTTGTCTATTAAGCTAGCTTCTCTCCAGCACAAAACTTCCCGCCCCTCCTTTACAGTCCATCACCCGCCTCTGCCCCGTTTGGCGCTGGCACAGTCCGCGCCCATGATCACGCAGTCCAACGCAGCTGGCACGTCCGCTATGTGGGTTACACTTGGCATGCAGTCTCCTTATGCTTCGCACCTTTCTGGGGTTAAGCCACGATAA